A portion of the bacterium genome contains these proteins:
- a CDS encoding AI-2E family transporter, with translation MKTTIEIETKTFIRFWTVSIGFGLAGLMLWLSKDALILLGVAAFLALALNHPVSKITKILPGSKKNRVGATAVAYLILVIILSLFMLFVVPVIVEQTSKFIGTLPDLINSVTAENSVMRQFIEKHGMTGLVKEATENLTNFAGELTKNIGRIFFGGVNTVANMIFSGVMVLTMAFFMLVEGPKWLADLWKLYDDKAKMKRHKRIASKMYSAVSGFVNGQLTVSAIGAVATSLGALILALTMGIPMSLVVPVGVILLFLNMIPMFGVMIGVAISTILVAMNSIPAGIVFLIYCMIYQQIEGNVISPMIQGKNNSLSPAVVLAAVLVGVYVLGLLGALISIPIAACVKILIDEYFLSKREVSQKSDISDVVKKL, from the coding sequence ATGAAAACTACAATCGAAATCGAAACCAAGACTTTTATCCGATTTTGGACCGTTTCAATCGGATTTGGCTTGGCTGGCCTTATGCTTTGGCTATCAAAAGATGCGTTAATTTTGCTTGGTGTTGCAGCGTTTTTGGCTCTCGCACTCAACCATCCCGTTTCTAAAATCACCAAAATTCTCCCTGGATCAAAGAAGAACCGAGTTGGAGCAACAGCCGTAGCGTACCTGATTTTGGTGATAATATTGAGTCTATTTATGCTATTTGTGGTGCCTGTTATTGTGGAGCAGACGAGCAAATTTATTGGCACATTGCCAGATTTAATTAATAGTGTTACGGCAGAAAACTCCGTCATGCGACAATTTATAGAAAAACACGGAATGACAGGGCTCGTCAAAGAAGCCACCGAGAATTTGACCAACTTCGCAGGAGAATTAACCAAGAATATTGGCCGAATCTTCTTTGGCGGGGTTAACACTGTGGCTAATATGATTTTTTCCGGCGTGATGGTGTTAACGATGGCATTCTTTATGCTTGTTGAAGGTCCAAAATGGCTCGCCGATCTCTGGAAATTATACGATGATAAAGCCAAAATGAAACGCCATAAACGCATCGCCAGCAAAATGTACTCAGCCGTAAGTGGATTCGTTAACGGACAATTAACAGTTTCTGCTATTGGTGCGGTGGCAACCTCACTCGGAGCATTGATTTTAGCATTAACAATGGGGATACCAATGAGTCTGGTTGTACCTGTGGGCGTGATTTTGCTCTTCCTTAATATGATACCGATGTTCGGCGTGATGATTGGCGTGGCTATCTCTACAATCCTCGTGGCAATGAATTCGATTCCAGCAGGTATTGTTTTCTTGATTTATTGCATGATATACCAACAGATTGAAGGCAATGTTATCTCGCCGATGATTCAAGGCAAAAACAATAGCCTTTCTCCAGCGGTAGTGCTTGCTGCCGTTTTGGTCGGAGTTTATGTGCTTGGTCTACTTGGCGCGCTCATTTCGATACCGATTGCGGCTTGCGTTAAGATTTTGATCGACGAATATTTCCTTTCAAAGAGAGAAGTATCGCAAAAATCAGACATTTCTGATGTGGTCAAAAAATTATAG
- the dprA gene encoding DNA-processing protein DprA: MDIETIDPLKYEYSRQLEHIYQPPERLFIRGRLPEKRLKSVAIVGARKPTAYGREVAQNLASALARHGVVVISGLAYGIDSEAHKACLDAGGTTIAVLAGGLDKIYPASHKGLAEKIINSGGAILSEYEIGSAPQKFTFLERNRIVSGLADAVVVVEAAARSGTLSTANHALDQGKEVFAVPGNITSPLSEGCNKLLKMGATPLLSAQDVLDFLFPDGVKDRQASLFSAENKVEETILQIIQSGERDGDAIIKKSALSAQEFSQAITMLEIKGTVKSLGSNKWGLS; the protein is encoded by the coding sequence ATGGATATTGAGACGATCGACCCGCTAAAGTATGAATATTCTCGGCAACTTGAGCATATTTATCAGCCCCCAGAAAGGCTTTTTATCAGAGGTAGATTGCCAGAAAAAAGATTGAAGTCTGTAGCGATTGTTGGCGCGCGTAAGCCGACTGCTTATGGTCGTGAAGTTGCTCAAAATCTTGCTTCCGCGTTGGCTCGCCACGGTGTGGTTGTGATCTCGGGGTTGGCTTACGGCATTGATAGTGAGGCGCATAAGGCGTGTCTGGATGCGGGCGGAACAACTATTGCTGTGCTGGCTGGCGGACTCGATAAGATTTACCCTGCTTCACACAAAGGCTTGGCTGAAAAAATCATAAATAGTGGCGGAGCGATCTTGAGCGAGTATGAAATTGGCTCGGCTCCGCAAAAATTCACCTTTCTTGAGCGCAATAGGATTGTGTCGGGGCTTGCCGATGCGGTTGTGGTTGTTGAGGCCGCCGCCCGCAGTGGCACGCTCAGCACTGCTAACCACGCTCTCGATCAGGGCAAGGAAGTTTTTGCTGTTCCCGGGAATATAACCTCGCCACTTTCAGAAGGTTGTAATAAGTTGCTTAAAATGGGCGCTACACCCCTGCTCTCTGCGCAGGATGTGTTGGACTTTTTGTTTCCAGATGGGGTTAAAGATAGGCAGGCCTCGCTTTTTTCGGCAGAAAATAAAGTTGAAGAAACAATCCTTCAGATCATCCAGAGTGGCGAGCGCGACGGCGATGCGATTATTAAAAAATCTGCCCTCTCGGCGCAAGAATTCAGCCAAGCGATAACAATGCTCGAGATTAAAGGCACAGTCAAATCTCTCGGCAGCAATAAGTGGGGTTTGAGTTAA
- the pth gene encoding aminoacyl-tRNA hydrolase has translation MKIILLQGNFPPKYHGTRHNVAWAFGDFWANKWGANFKPVPKFSAEITEISTNGEKVLLVKPTTFYNETGRSARAIVDFYKIDFSRDFLAVCDDVDLEFGVVRARLSGSAGGNNGLKSLIGTFGQDFARVRIGVSNELRARMDTADFVLGKFSKPEVEALPEIFEIAEELTQNFIQNHLQNEKKSARF, from the coding sequence ATGAAAATTATTCTCCTTCAAGGCAATTTCCCGCCCAAGTATCACGGGACGCGCCATAATGTGGCGTGGGCTTTTGGTGATTTTTGGGCAAACAAGTGGGGCGCCAATTTTAAGCCTGTGCCCAAGTTCTCAGCCGAGATTACTGAAATTTCAACAAATGGCGAAAAAGTGTTGCTAGTCAAGCCAACAACCTTCTACAACGAAACAGGGAGATCAGCACGCGCAATTGTGGATTTTTATAAAATTGATTTTTCACGGGATTTTTTGGCGGTTTGCGACGATGTTGATTTAGAGTTTGGCGTAGTGCGAGCGCGTCTGAGTGGCTCCGCGGGCGGAAACAATGGGCTCAAGAGTCTGATTGGGACATTTGGGCAGGATTTTGCGCGGGTGAGGATTGGCGTATCTAATGAACTTCGCGCAAGAATGGACACGGCAGACTTTGTGCTTGGGAAATTCTCTAAACCAGAGGTGGAAGCCCTGCCAGAGATCTTTGAAATCGCGGAAGAATTAACGCAAAACTTCATCCAAAATCACCTCCAAAATGAGAAAAAATCCGCCAGATTTTAG
- the der gene encoding ribosome biogenesis GTPase Der: MSKNLPKVAIVGQANVGKSSLFNRMLKTQQAVVAREAGTTRDSVLGKVTYRKQNFWLIDTAGLKDPNDEFEATIQEQIQDAVDASDLILVVLDSTKPFSNEDRLIAKKALKSRKPVILVLNKTDLKGNLPNEEFQRLGIKTIIRTSAEHNAGVEDLLFEISENIPKVKEEKSDEDVIKVALVGRPNAGKSYLFNTLAGKQQAIVANVAGTTRDVNRTEIRFNNQKIEIIDTAGMRKPGKQEVGIEKFSVLRTLAAIDEADICLLLMDANELNTQLDQRIAGLINDAGKGIIIVVSKWDSVEGKDAYTRDALAPRIAYYFKFTPWAPLIFTSSKTGQNVTKIFDLILKVNRNRKRTARTATLNQLLQQASQKHPPAGLKNTHPKLRYISQSDNNPPWFIIHGSNLKFVHWSYKRYLERLIRENFDFSGTPIKFSFRDEKQIKENKKRLAEGKEAINKNRGALKKALDTTNKRERKRDERLEKRGIDISKRRRR, encoded by the coding sequence ATGTCTAAAAATCTTCCTAAAGTTGCGATTGTCGGGCAGGCGAATGTCGGAAAGTCTTCGCTTTTTAATCGTATGCTAAAAACCCAGCAGGCCGTTGTGGCTCGCGAGGCCGGAACGACGCGCGACAGCGTTCTTGGCAAAGTAACTTATCGAAAACAGAATTTCTGGCTGATTGACACGGCAGGACTTAAAGACCCAAATGATGAGTTCGAGGCGACAATTCAGGAGCAGATCCAAGATGCGGTCGATGCTTCGGACTTGATTCTCGTGGTTCTTGATAGCACCAAGCCGTTTTCTAACGAAGATCGCCTCATCGCCAAAAAAGCCCTCAAATCTCGCAAGCCCGTAATTTTAGTCTTGAACAAAACCGACCTCAAAGGTAATCTACCGAACGAAGAATTCCAGCGCCTTGGCATCAAGACGATCATTCGAACTTCCGCCGAACATAACGCGGGCGTGGAAGATTTGCTTTTCGAAATTTCAGAAAACATCCCCAAAGTTAAAGAAGAAAAATCCGACGAAGATGTCATCAAAGTCGCACTCGTCGGTCGCCCAAATGCCGGCAAATCTTACCTCTTTAACACTTTGGCCGGTAAACAGCAGGCAATCGTTGCCAATGTAGCAGGCACAACGCGCGATGTTAACCGCACGGAGATTCGCTTCAATAATCAAAAAATCGAAATTATCGATACCGCAGGTATGCGAAAGCCCGGCAAGCAGGAAGTTGGCATTGAGAAATTCTCCGTTCTCCGCACTCTCGCGGCTATCGACGAGGCTGATATTTGTCTTCTCTTAATGGACGCCAACGAACTCAACACCCAACTCGACCAGCGCATCGCCGGCCTAATTAACGACGCCGGCAAGGGCATTATTATCGTGGTCAGCAAATGGGACAGCGTTGAGGGTAAAGATGCCTACACCCGCGACGCGCTCGCGCCAAGAATTGCGTATTATTTCAAATTTACACCTTGGGCACCACTAATCTTTACTTCAAGCAAAACTGGTCAAAATGTCACCAAGATCTTTGATCTCATCTTAAAGGTTAATCGCAACCGCAAGCGAACTGCGCGCACCGCCACTCTCAACCAACTGCTTCAGCAAGCCTCACAAAAGCACCCGCCAGCAGGTCTCAAAAACACGCACCCTAAGCTCCGCTACATTTCGCAATCAGACAACAATCCGCCTTGGTTCATAATCCACGGCTCCAACCTTAAATTTGTCCACTGGTCTTATAAGCGCTATTTGGAGCGATTGATACGAGAGAATTTTGATTTTTCAGGCACGCCGATCAAGTTTTCTTTTAGGGACGAAAAGCAAATCAAAGAGAACAAAAAGCGCCTCGCCGAGGGCAAAGAAGCCATCAATAAGAATCGTGGCGCGCTCAAAAAGGCACTCGACACCACCAACAAGCGCGAACGCAAGCGTGACGAACGGCTCGAAAAGCGTGGGATTGACATCTCCAAAAGACGAAGGCGATAG
- a CDS encoding pseudouridine synthase translates to MSDRLNKFLALQLGISRRQADELISDGKIYINSKKAELGARVEETDEVRVGDKIISNSTAKIYLLFNKPRGYVCSRKKQGDNETIYAILPKKYHSLKPVGRLDKDSSGLLLLSNDGDFTFKMTHPKFKKLKEYLIRIDAPLEPLHQQMIADFGINLPDGRSQLGLERLDDSRNHWRVSMSEGRNRQIRRTFSAVGYEVKELHRVKFGNYFLPEDLKSGDFFETKKA, encoded by the coding sequence ATGAGCGATCGCCTTAACAAATTTCTTGCGCTCCAGCTTGGAATTTCTCGTCGACAAGCAGATGAGTTAATTTCCGATGGAAAAATTTACATCAACTCCAAAAAAGCAGAACTTGGCGCCCGAGTCGAAGAAACGGATGAAGTGCGAGTTGGCGACAAAATAATCTCTAACTCCACGGCTAAAATTTACCTTCTATTCAATAAGCCACGTGGCTACGTTTGCTCTCGCAAAAAGCAGGGCGACAATGAGACGATCTACGCAATTTTACCAAAAAAGTACCATTCACTTAAGCCAGTTGGGCGCCTTGATAAAGATTCAAGCGGCCTTTTATTGCTTTCTAACGATGGCGATTTTACCTTCAAGATGACGCATCCGAAGTTCAAAAAACTTAAAGAGTATCTTATAAGAATCGACGCACCGCTCGAACCACTTCACCAACAGATGATTGCAGATTTCGGCATTAATCTACCCGATGGGCGCTCACAGCTTGGACTCGAGCGGCTCGACGACTCTCGAAATCACTGGCGCGTCTCAATGAGCGAAGGGCGCAATCGTCAGATCAGGCGCACATTCTCCGCTGTCGGCTACGAAGTAAAAGAGCTTCATCGCGTGAAGTTTGGTAATTATTTCTTACCAGAAGATCTGAAAAGTGGAGATTTCTTCGAAACTAAAAAAGCCTAA
- a CDS encoding response regulator yields the protein MTKILLVEDDKSLREIYGVRLLAEGYDIVSAGDGEEALAMAIKERPNLIISDVMMPKISGFDMLDILRSTTETRGIKVIMMTALSSEEQRQRGEALGADRYLVKSQVGIEDVVKTVHDVLEDGHLTPEQRTANKQYPTAETPIETPMADFSAPQNFEMPNIAPNPAANIQPIQAPQPAPIPQPQPAPAFENLAQNVPNGQQLPQPPKAEIQQQPEPVFRPTPQPEIPRSNEAASPIRTSAPNLSSERPAVQQPQIQPRETEIQSQLQPHQTSIPQPNPAPAPQPRGQHFEFINPVQTTQNPQPLSDPRTPQPAPIAPPANLQPNPAYFQDVTPRARFAQEEPEQQSGERVISPLPNNNREQEAALNSDLERMLGGLDFEA from the coding sequence ATGACAAAGATTTTATTGGTAGAAGATGACAAAAGTTTGCGCGAAATCTACGGCGTGCGATTATTAGCGGAGGGTTACGACATCGTTTCCGCTGGAGATGGTGAAGAAGCCTTGGCTATGGCGATCAAAGAGCGACCAAATCTAATCATTAGCGATGTGATGATGCCTAAAATATCCGGCTTTGATATGTTAGATATTTTGCGATCGACTACGGAAACTCGCGGAATCAAAGTGATTATGATGACAGCGCTTTCTAGCGAAGAACAACGCCAGCGAGGCGAAGCGCTTGGTGCAGACAGATATCTCGTCAAGTCTCAAGTTGGCATTGAAGATGTCGTGAAGACTGTTCATGACGTGCTTGAAGACGGACACTTAACTCCTGAGCAACGCACCGCCAATAAACAATACCCTACAGCAGAAACTCCTATTGAAACGCCTATGGCAGATTTTAGCGCACCTCAAAATTTCGAAATGCCTAATATCGCACCCAATCCTGCAGCAAATATTCAGCCTATACAGGCTCCGCAACCTGCGCCAATTCCTCAACCTCAACCAGCACCAGCTTTCGAAAATTTAGCGCAAAATGTTCCTAACGGGCAACAACTTCCACAACCACCAAAAGCAGAAATTCAGCAACAGCCAGAGCCAGTATTTCGTCCGACACCTCAGCCAGAAATTCCAAGAAGCAATGAGGCTGCAAGTCCAATCAGGACTTCCGCGCCGAACTTAAGTAGCGAGCGACCAGCAGTACAACAACCGCAAATTCAGCCAAGAGAGACAGAAATTCAATCGCAGCTCCAACCTCATCAAACATCAATCCCTCAGCCAAATCCTGCGCCAGCACCTCAACCACGAGGTCAACACTTTGAGTTTATTAATCCTGTTCAAACCACGCAGAATCCACAGCCCTTGAGTGATCCACGGACTCCCCAACCTGCGCCAATTGCGCCGCCAGCTAATCTTCAGCCCAACCCAGCGTATTTTCAGGATGTGACGCCAAGGGCAAGATTTGCACAAGAGGAGCCCGAGCAACAATCTGGAGAAAGAGTAATTTCACCTCTACCCAATAATAACCGAGAGCAAGAAGCAGCATTAAATAGCGACCTTGAAAGAATGCTCGGCGGACTCGATTTTGAGGCGTAA
- a CDS encoding ATP-binding protein, which translates to MFGFKKKNTPKIKTSLSSDSQSILNAIDDGVIAIGQNGDIETINPAAQNMTGWSQADAFGLTFESVIKLTNSEGRELLPQENPIKKFIANPTPLTSREYFIKTQGGKNIPIFLHINPIDAQNSRFVVVFRNIAKEIQENREQTEFISTASHEMRTPVASIEGYLGLALNPATATIDARAKSYLEKAHENVKHLGQLFQDLLDITKAEDGRLKNEPVVLDAVEFSREVWDGLRAKAESKGLRYIFDLDENKSGVNTISPVFYIHSDRDHLREILNNLFENAIKYTPAGDVVVGVTGERDFVEISVKDSGIGIPREDIPHLFQKFYRVDNSATREIGGTGLGLYLSRKLAESLGGTLRVESEWQKGSVFILRLPRITREQAENFRAREIQKTEFQEKAKNLGEGFDLVNSTAEINIESREFKDQNLNFEETPITQQAPTQPVTQHNQMLAAQQVQLSQQYQAVQPQIVQQNYPPAQHQNLQQNYQYQPTQQQIQAPPQPAVTSQYQAARPMPTLAEIEASRQAYLQQMEILRQQQQNRQN; encoded by the coding sequence ATGTTCGGATTTAAGAAGAAAAACACTCCAAAGATTAAAACCAGTCTATCAAGTGATAGTCAATCTATTTTGAACGCTATTGACGATGGCGTGATTGCGATCGGACAAAATGGCGACATTGAAACAATTAACCCCGCCGCCCAAAATATGACTGGGTGGTCACAGGCGGATGCCTTTGGGCTGACTTTTGAGTCTGTAATTAAACTCACCAACAGCGAGGGTAGAGAACTTCTTCCTCAAGAAAATCCGATCAAAAAATTCATCGCCAATCCAACTCCACTCACCTCTCGAGAATATTTTATAAAAACACAGGGCGGTAAAAACATACCGATTTTTCTTCATATTAACCCGATTGATGCGCAGAACTCTCGCTTTGTGGTAGTATTTCGCAATATCGCAAAAGAAATTCAAGAAAATCGCGAGCAAACTGAATTTATTTCTACAGCCAGCCACGAGATGCGCACCCCTGTTGCGAGCATCGAGGGCTATCTTGGCTTGGCGCTTAATCCTGCTACTGCTACAATCGACGCCCGCGCCAAATCTTATCTGGAAAAAGCCCACGAGAATGTCAAGCATTTGGGGCAACTTTTTCAAGATCTACTAGATATAACTAAGGCAGAAGATGGGCGGCTAAAAAACGAGCCGGTAGTTTTGGACGCGGTAGAGTTTTCACGCGAGGTCTGGGATGGGCTTCGGGCTAAGGCTGAGAGCAAAGGACTTCGATACATCTTCGACCTAGACGAGAACAAATCCGGCGTCAACACAATTTCTCCGGTTTTCTATATTCATTCAGACAGGGATCATTTGCGCGAAATTCTTAACAATCTGTTCGAAAACGCAATAAAATACACCCCAGCAGGCGATGTGGTTGTTGGCGTGACTGGCGAGAGAGATTTTGTTGAAATTTCCGTCAAAGACAGCGGTATCGGCATTCCAAGAGAAGATATTCCACATTTATTCCAAAAATTCTACCGCGTGGATAATTCTGCCACCAGAGAAATCGGCGGCACCGGGCTTGGGCTTTATTTGTCGAGAAAATTAGCAGAGAGCCTTGGCGGAACTTTGCGCGTTGAGAGCGAGTGGCAAAAGGGCAGTGTTTTTATCTTGAGGCTACCAAGAATTACTCGCGAACAGGCAGAAAATTTTAGAGCAAGAGAAATACAAAAAACCGAGTTTCAGGAGAAGGCTAAAAACCTCGGCGAAGGTTTTGATTTAGTCAATTCTACCGCCGAAATCAATATTGAAAGTAGAGAATTTAAGGATCAGAATCTGAATTTCGAAGAGACACCGATTACACAGCAAGCCCCAACACAGCCCGTAACTCAACACAATCAGATGCTGGCGGCTCAGCAAGTACAGCTATCTCAGCAATATCAAGCTGTGCAGCCGCAGATAGTTCAACAAAATTACCCACCGGCGCAGCACCAAAACCTTCAACAAAATTATCAATATCAGCCGACACAACAACAGATTCAGGCGCCACCACAGCCAGCAGTCACAAGCCAGTATCAAGCCGCCCGACCGATGCCAACTCTAGCGGAGATCGAGGCGTCACGCCAAGCCTACCTTCAACAGATGGAAATTTTGCGTCAACAGCAGCAAAATCGGCAGAATTAA
- a CDS encoding GNAT family N-acetyltransferase: MEALVNFKEIIENIQARVDAGELYFCFLHDLGLDQIGEICNLISEMSKTDDTVLDVEPDDVLEKRLVALLFDEEKLVAFVTLMAPFENELGMRLGEVGTMFTLPEYQKQGFATYLVHKIDEEAARSEDIDGTYAFLNGKSDMPFVLCGYSAMMKNGFTDDEVLVADFLPHQAEDLCRTICKNELLLYRDKVEAGMDPDPEMEEKILAYFKDREQEFLNKFSEISQKYFEEWYNGDRSEKQWHILLGSDSISRRHMAIYSENSFNRLLCCNLVVGKIF; this comes from the coding sequence ATGGAAGCACTTGTTAATTTTAAGGAAATCATTGAAAATATTCAGGCGCGCGTTGATGCGGGCGAGTTATATTTTTGCTTTCTTCATGATCTTGGTCTTGATCAGATTGGCGAAATCTGTAATCTAATCTCTGAGATGTCCAAGACTGATGACACGGTTCTGGATGTTGAGCCAGACGATGTTCTCGAAAAGCGTCTGGTTGCTCTTCTCTTTGATGAAGAAAAATTGGTGGCTTTTGTGACGCTTATGGCGCCATTCGAAAATGAACTCGGTATGCGTCTTGGTGAGGTTGGCACGATGTTTACCCTGCCAGAGTATCAAAAGCAAGGCTTTGCGACTTATCTCGTCCATAAGATTGACGAAGAAGCCGCACGATCAGAGGATATTGACGGCACTTACGCATTCCTGAACGGAAAATCTGATATGCCGTTTGTGCTTTGTGGATACTCCGCTATGATGAAAAATGGCTTTACTGATGATGAAGTTCTCGTGGCGGATTTCTTGCCTCATCAGGCGGAAGATCTTTGTCGAACAATCTGTAAGAATGAACTTCTTCTTTATAGAGATAAAGTTGAGGCGGGTATGGATCCAGATCCTGAAATGGAAGAAAAAATCCTCGCCTATTTCAAAGATCGAGAGCAAGAATTTTTGAATAAATTTTCAGAAATTAGCCAAAAATATTTCGAAGAGTGGTACAATGGCGATCGCTCCGAGAAGCAATGGCATATCCTGCTCGGGTCTGATTCTATATCTCGCCGACATATGGCGATTTATAGCGAAAATTCCTTCAATCGATTGCTTTGCTGCAATTTGGTTGTTGGTAAGATTTTCTAA
- a CDS encoding M20/M25/M40 family metallo-hydrolase, which translates to MENSLDLTKKLIEIPSVSGNEAQILEFLERFLSKNGAEVKRTADFVAGVFRNEKSKSSKRAVILTGHIDTVASGDLSGWQNSPWQAIETDEKIIGLGASDMKAGIAASFCSDIDFWAGNGERADFDLWLVAVSNEEIDGSGSAKFAEWLKKSGRNYEEIYGLISEPTGNQQIEVGHRGNRFVEFNFLGISGHASQQDNFEKSALAKASKFTKNLDNIYQKLQEKYSNQILGAPSIVATSLSAGDSTSPNKTAGEATLICDIRTTPELDADFENFINSLAKEFDFSWKYHSEPAPSCLISSDSKVVKTLTKVANLGDNSAVVSPGATDQAFFVNGLGAEIVVFGPGEFSEAHHQNEFIYKQKITDFYQICKDFLREI; encoded by the coding sequence ATGGAAAATTCACTTGATCTCACTAAAAAATTGATAGAAATCCCCAGCGTATCTGGCAACGAAGCGCAAATTTTGGAATTTTTGGAGCGATTTTTGAGTAAAAACGGAGCAGAAGTTAAGCGGACGGCAGATTTTGTGGCTGGTGTGTTTCGAAATGAAAAATCTAAAAGTTCGAAGCGCGCGGTGATCTTGACTGGTCATATCGATACAGTTGCGAGTGGTGATCTCTCAGGCTGGCAAAATTCTCCTTGGCAAGCAATAGAAACAGATGAAAAAATAATTGGACTTGGCGCAAGCGATATGAAAGCAGGAATCGCAGCGAGTTTCTGCTCGGATATTGACTTTTGGGCAGGAAATGGCGAAAGAGCGGATTTCGACCTTTGGCTTGTGGCTGTTTCGAACGAAGAAATCGATGGCTCGGGAAGTGCCAAATTTGCTGAGTGGCTCAAAAAATCAGGCCGAAATTATGAAGAAATCTATGGTCTTATCAGTGAGCCAACAGGTAACCAACAGATTGAAGTCGGACATCGCGGAAATCGCTTTGTCGAATTTAATTTTTTGGGAATAAGCGGACACGCAAGTCAGCAGGACAACTTTGAAAAATCAGCCTTGGCAAAAGCATCAAAATTCACAAAAAATTTAGACAATATTTACCAAAAACTTCAAGAGAAATATTCAAATCAAATTCTCGGCGCGCCGAGTATCGTCGCAACAAGTCTGAGCGCAGGTGATTCGACCAGCCCTAACAAAACTGCGGGCGAAGCGACTCTGATTTGCGACATAAGGACTACGCCGGAACTCGACGCCGACTTCGAGAATTTTATCAACTCGCTCGCAAAAGAGTTTGATTTTTCATGGAAATATCACAGCGAGCCTGCACCATCTTGCTTGATTTCGAGCGATTCCAAGGTGGTAAAAACCCTAACGAAAGTCGCAAATCTTGGCGATAATTCCGCCGTCGTCAGCCCCGGCGCAACCGATCAGGCGTTCTTCGTCAATGGTTTGGGCGCAGAAATCGTCGTCTTTGGGCCGGGCGAATTTTCAGAGGCACACCACCAAAACGAGTTCATCTATAAACAAAAAATTACCGATTTCTACCAAATTTGTAAGGATTTTTTGCGCGAGATTTAG